A genome region from Panicum virgatum strain AP13 chromosome 4K, P.virgatum_v5, whole genome shotgun sequence includes the following:
- the LOC120703675 gene encoding 2-oxoglutarate-dependent dioxygenase AOP3-like — protein MGSGDDGATTQLMKIAKVDLRGLQSNTMAWAEARAAVTASMAAHGYVVVVHDALDAELRRALFGRALPELYALPFDTKKSSGAFSNGPHRGYDGQVPSEVLESVAILNPVEPGNVRDFTGRLWPQGNPGFCDTIVSFAKNVLELAQTVERMTLEGLGVHEESIAWQLFSQSHTARMMLYGTPPDKETSNISLGAHPDDQMTTVIAQHEVGGLEVQVDGGRWLAVPPEPGTLIVIGGDQLTLVTNGRVPACIHRVRAPSGRERFSVLLSRRRKGDPIMRAMDELVDEDHPLMYNPCSHEEYRAFRLSEEGRKLREHNPLKAFCGVEKDGSKE, from the exons ATGGGCTctggcgacgacggcgcgacAACACAGCTCATGAAGATCGCCAAGGTGGACCTTCGCGGGCTGCAGTCCAACACGATGGCGTGGGCGGAGGCCAGGGCCGCGGTGACCGCGTCCATGGCGGCTCACGGCTATGTGGTGGTCGTGCACGACGCGCTTGACGCGGAGCTTCGGCGCGCCCTGTTCGGCCGAGCCTTGCCGGAGCTCTACGCGCTCCCGTTTGACACCAAGAAAAGCAGCGGTGCCTTCTCAAACGGCCCGCATAGAGGCTACGACGGGCAGGTCCCGAGTGAGGTCTTGGAGAGCGTCGCCATCCTGAACCCGGTTGAACCCGGCAACGTCCGAGACTTCACTGGCCGCCTCTGGCCACAGGGCAACCCAGGTTTCTG CGACACGATCGTGTCATTCGCCAAGAACGTGCTGGAATTAGCACAGACGGTGGAGAGGATGACCCTAGAGGGCCTGGGGGTCCACGAGGAGAGCATTGCCTGGCAGCTCTTCTCGCAGTCCCATACTGCTCGGATGATGCTCTATGGGACGCCACCAGACAAGGAGACCAGCAATATCTCCCTGGGGGCGCACCCCGACGATCAAATGACCACGGTGATCGCGCAGCACGAGgtggggggcctcgaggtgcaGGTCGATGGCGGACGGTGGCTCGCCGTGCCTCCCGAGCCGGGCACCCTCATCGTCATTGGCGGCGACCAGTTAACG CTTGTCACGAACGGGAGGGTGCCGGCGTGTATCCACCGGGTGAGAGCACCGAGTGGCCGCGAGCGCTTCTCGGTGCTGCTCAGCCGGCGTCGCAAGGGCGACCCCATAATGCGCGCCATGGATGAGCTCGTCGACGAGGACCACCCCCTgatgtacaacccctgcagtcACGAGGAGTACAGGGCGTTCCGCTTATCCGAGGAAGGGCGCAAACTGCGAGAGCACAATCCACTGAAGGCTTTCTGCGGTGTGGAGAAAGATGGGTCCAAGGAATGA